Genomic DNA from Carnobacterium divergens DSM 20623:
TGGTAGTCAATGTTAATCAACGAGGAAAGACTTATTCAACGGTTTGTTGATTTGGTGAAAATCGATTCAGAAACCAAACAAGAAGAAGCGATTCAACCTTATTTAAAATCAGAATTTGAAAAACTAGGATTAGAAGTAACTGAAGATCAAACCAAGGGAGAAACAGGTTTTGGTGCGAACAATCTGATTGCGGTATTAGCTGGAGATGACAGTCTGGAGACGATTTTCTTTTCTTGTCACATGGACACGGTAATGCCAGGGAAAAATATTCAACCTATTATCAAAGATGATGTGATTCAAACCGATGGAACGACTATCTTGGGTGCAGATGATAAAGCTGGGATTGCGATTTTATTTGAACTCATTCAAACACTAAAGGAATCAGAAATGGTTCATTGTCCAATTGAATTTGTGATTACAGTTGGGGAAGAGAGCGGATTAGTTGGTGCTAAAGCGTTTGACGTTAAACAACTTTCTGCAAATTACGGGTTCGTTCTAGATACAGGTGGCCCAGTTGGAAGCATTACAGTTGGAAGCCCGACTCAATATCGTATCGAAGCTTTAATTAAAGGTGTGACAGCTCATGCTGGAGTAGCTCCTGAAAAAGGAATTTCAGCAGTTCAGATTGCAGCAAATGCGATTCATCATATGAAACTAGGCAGAATTGACGAAGAAACAACAGCAAACATTGGTTTAATCAGTGGTGGGACAGCTACTAATATTGTAATGGATCGCTTAGAAGTGATTGCAGAAGCGCGGTCATTGTCAAAAGAAGCTTGTGAAAATCAAGTGAACCACATGAAATCAACGTTTGAAACGATTGCATCTGAAATGGGCGGTTCAGCAGTCGTTTTAACTAAGAAAAATTATGACGGCTATCGTTTTACCAAAGAAACTCAAGTTGTTCAAGTTGCGGCAAAAGCAATTATGAACCTAGGTATTCGTCCTAATTATCAAACAAGCGGTGGCGGAAGTGATGCAAATATTTTTAATGGAAAAGGCAAGCCAACAACCAACTTATCCATTGGATATGAGAAAATTCATACGGTTCATGAATACATTCCAACTAAGGAATTAAAAAAAGCTGCAGAATTAGCGTATCAAATCGTAACGGTGGTAAGTAGTAAATAAAAGAATAAAAGAAATCAATTCTTTTATTTTCAGCAAATATTTGGTACGATAATGAAGAGTTTTAAAATGTAAGCATTTGAAGGGAGCGTTTCATAAATGTCGAAACAAGAAATTGGCGTTATCGGAATGGCAGTAATGGGTAAAAACTTAGCTTTAAATATTGAAAGCAGAGGATATAGCGTTTCTATTTTTAACCGTACAGGTTCTAAAACTGAAGAAGTTGTTGCAGAGCATCCAGATAAAAAATTGGTGCCAACTTATACAATAGAAGATTTTGTGGCTTCTCTTGAAAAACCACGTCGTATTTTGATTATGGTTAAAGCAGGAGCACCAACAGATATGACGATTCAAGCGTTGTTGCCTCATTTAGATAAAGGCGATATTTTAATTGATGGAGGAAATACCTTCTTTAAAGATACAATTCGTCGTAATGAAGAGTTGGATCAATCAGGTATTAACTTTATTGGTACAGGTGTTTCAGGTGGGGAAGAAGGGGCTTTGAAAGGTCCTGCAATCATGCCTGGTGGACAAAAAGAAGCCTACGATTTAGTTGCACCTATTTTTGAAAAAATTGCGGCTGTTGCTAAAGAAGATGGCGAACCATGTGTCACTTATATTGGCCCAAATGGTGCTGGTCACTATGTTAAGATGGTTCATAATGGAATCGAATATGGCGATATGCAATTGATAGCAGAGTCTTATGCACTATTAAAAGATGTTGCGGGCTTAAGTGTAGAAGAAGCAGCAGCAGTCTTCACGGAATGGAACAATGGAGAATTAGATAGCTATCTAATGGAAATTACTTCTGACATTTTAACAAGAAAAGATCCAGAAACAGGAAAACCAATCGTTGACGTGATTTTAGATCGTGCTGGAAATAAAGGAACAGGTAAATGGACGTCACAAAGCGCATTGGATTTAGGTGTGCCACTTCCACTAATTACAGAATCCGTATTCGCACGTTACATTTCAGCAATGAAAGAAGAACGGGTGAATGCAAGCAAAGTTCTACCAAAACCAGCTACATTTACATTAACAGAAGAGAAAGCAGAATTTATCGAAAAAATTCGTCAAGCTTTATACTTTAGTAAAATCATGAGCTATGCACAAGGATTTGCTCAAATGCGTATTGCGAGTGAAGAATACAACTGGGATTTACAATATGGTGAAATTGCTAAGATTTTCCGTGCAGGATGTATTATTCGTGCTCGTTTCTTGCAAAAAATCACAGATGCTTATGACCGTGAGCCAGCATTGAAAAACTTACTATTAGATGAGTATTTCATTGATATTACGAAAAACTATCAAGATGCTGTTCGTGATGTTGTGGGAATTGCCGTTAAAGCAGGAGTTCCAATTCCAACCTTCTCATCAGCAATTGCTTATTATGATTCTTATCGTTCAGAAAACTTGCCAGCGAACTTAATCCAAGCACAACGCGATTATTTTGGTGCTCATACGTATGAAAGAACGGATAAAGAAGGCGTTTATCATTACGATTGGTATGGGGAAGACAATAAATAAACGTTTAAATTAAAAAAGAAAGCGTGGAAAACAATGGAGAGATTTCTTTCCAAGTAGTTTTCCATGCTTTTTTAGTTAGAAATTGGTCTATCTAGATTGCTAATCCATTCTTTACTATCTGTCACTAAAAGTACTTTTTTACTAAGAGCCGTTTCTTCACTGACTTTAAAGGCAAGCTTTCGAGTGATAGTGATATCAGGATTGATAGCATCTTGGTATAAAAAGTCAGTAGCAAAGTTTAGTTCAGGTTCGAAACTAACGTCATCTTTGATAAGTAAAAAATCGGAATAGTTGATGTTAATTGCTTTGGTAAGATTATTTTTCGCTCGAATCTCTAGTTCGAGGGTAACTGAGGAATCTTTTTTTTGTTCGCTGGGTACAATTTTTTTATCCAGTACCTCTATCGTGACTCCATTTTGAATAGGGGAAGCCATTCTTTTTTCATTGATAAAACTATTCTGATTTATAAAAATAATTGGAGATCGGAAAACAACCCTTTCGTTTTTTACTTTCATTTTGTAGAAACCGAAAAAAATAATTGTCAATAGTAAGATAATTACAATGAAAATGAGTATCTTTCGTTTGAGATTCTTTTTTTTCGTTTTTGGATATAGCATTTTTCTAGCCATTGTCTCCTCCT
This window encodes:
- a CDS encoding M20/M25/M40 family metallo-hydrolase, coding for MLINEERLIQRFVDLVKIDSETKQEEAIQPYLKSEFEKLGLEVTEDQTKGETGFGANNLIAVLAGDDSLETIFFSCHMDTVMPGKNIQPIIKDDVIQTDGTTILGADDKAGIAILFELIQTLKESEMVHCPIEFVITVGEESGLVGAKAFDVKQLSANYGFVLDTGGPVGSITVGSPTQYRIEALIKGVTAHAGVAPEKGISAVQIAANAIHHMKLGRIDEETTANIGLISGGTATNIVMDRLEVIAEARSLSKEACENQVNHMKSTFETIASEMGGSAVVLTKKNYDGYRFTKETQVVQVAAKAIMNLGIRPNYQTSGGGSDANIFNGKGKPTTNLSIGYEKIHTVHEYIPTKELKKAAELAYQIVTVVSSK
- the gndA gene encoding NADP-dependent phosphogluconate dehydrogenase, with product MSKQEIGVIGMAVMGKNLALNIESRGYSVSIFNRTGSKTEEVVAEHPDKKLVPTYTIEDFVASLEKPRRILIMVKAGAPTDMTIQALLPHLDKGDILIDGGNTFFKDTIRRNEELDQSGINFIGTGVSGGEEGALKGPAIMPGGQKEAYDLVAPIFEKIAAVAKEDGEPCVTYIGPNGAGHYVKMVHNGIEYGDMQLIAESYALLKDVAGLSVEEAAAVFTEWNNGELDSYLMEITSDILTRKDPETGKPIVDVILDRAGNKGTGKWTSQSALDLGVPLPLITESVFARYISAMKEERVNASKVLPKPATFTLTEEKAEFIEKIRQALYFSKIMSYAQGFAQMRIASEEYNWDLQYGEIAKIFRAGCIIRARFLQKITDAYDREPALKNLLLDEYFIDITKNYQDAVRDVVGIAVKAGVPIPTFSSAIAYYDSYRSENLPANLIQAQRDYFGAHTYERTDKEGVYHYDWYGEDNK